A part of Streptomyces sp. NBC_00557 genomic DNA contains:
- the paaC gene encoding 1,2-phenylacetyl-CoA epoxidase subunit PaaC: MTATGPATVPVTAALALGDDALVLSHRLGEWAGHAPVLEEEVALANIALDLLGQARILLSMAGDEDELAYLREERSFTNLQLVEQPNGDFAHTIARQLYFSTYQHLLYTELAAGDGPFASLAAKAVKEVAYHRDHAEQWTLRLGDGTETSHERMRRACTALWRFTGEMFQPVEGLDADWAGLDARWQESVQDVLRRATLPLPEGPRTGAWSAGAGRQGLHTEPFGRMLAEMQHLHRSHPGATW; this comes from the coding sequence GTGACCGCCACCGGCCCCGCCACCGTCCCGGTGACCGCCGCCCTCGCCCTCGGCGACGACGCCCTGGTGCTCTCCCACCGGCTGGGCGAGTGGGCCGGACACGCCCCCGTCCTGGAGGAGGAGGTCGCCCTCGCCAACATCGCCCTCGACCTGCTCGGCCAGGCCCGGATACTGCTGTCCATGGCCGGCGACGAGGACGAACTGGCCTATCTGCGCGAGGAACGGTCCTTCACCAACCTCCAGCTGGTCGAGCAGCCGAACGGCGACTTCGCCCACACCATCGCCCGCCAGCTGTACTTCTCCACCTACCAGCACCTGCTCTACACCGAACTGGCCGCGGGCGACGGCCCCTTCGCGTCCCTCGCCGCGAAGGCGGTGAAGGAGGTCGCCTACCACCGCGACCACGCCGAGCAGTGGACGCTCCGCCTCGGCGACGGCACCGAGACCAGCCACGAGCGGATGCGCCGTGCCTGCACGGCGCTGTGGAGGTTCACCGGCGAGATGTTCCAGCCGGTGGAGGGCCTCGACGCCGACTGGGCGGGCCTGGACGCACGCTGGCAGGAGTCCGTCCAGGACGTGCTCCGCCGTGCCACGCTCCCGCTCCCCGAGGGTCCGCGCACCGGCGCCTGGTCGGCCGGCGCCGGCCGACAGGGCCTGCACACCGAGCCGTTCGGGCGGATGCTCGCCGAGATGCAGCATCTGCACCGCAGCCACCCGGGGGCGACATGGTGA
- a CDS encoding DUF5819 family protein, whose amino-acid sequence MDAYDEDPGARQDPGGPAGARLSESPPDGLHALTGRDSTAGGHSPAGRDSQSGVDLVAGGDSQTEVDLVAGTDSPAAPGSAGGEGAAAGKGAEDADGVGGGVTGAEPSGATSSAGPGQPGESAEPGASAHPTVSPQPDGAVQPVSAAGSGASAPPPAPRTGVAALSPRYQVAAALALALVAVAACVHLLMVFLSLAPANTVTKQHGKAVEEWVFPEFEQNWKLFAPNPLQQNIAVQVRAVVRTKDGGLRTTGWTDLSAQDGAAIDGNPVPSHTQQNELRRAWDFFTATHSADNRPVGMRGSLSEQYLRRIVVMRLYRTYPAGRDGIIQRVQIRSSTTNVQPPAWSGERVSDKPVYRVLPWWTVTADEAAGGVR is encoded by the coding sequence ATGGACGCGTACGACGAGGACCCGGGGGCCCGGCAGGACCCCGGCGGGCCGGCCGGGGCGCGTCTGTCGGAAAGCCCCCCGGACGGCTTGCATGCCCTGACCGGCCGGGATTCCACGGCCGGCGGGCATTCCCCGGCCGGCAGGGACTCCCAGAGCGGGGTGGACCTCGTGGCCGGCGGGGATTCCCAGACCGAGGTGGACCTCGTGGCCGGCACGGATTCCCCGGCGGCACCCGGTTCCGCGGGCGGTGAGGGCGCTGCGGCGGGCAAGGGAGCGGAGGACGCCGATGGCGTGGGCGGCGGTGTGACCGGCGCGGAGCCCTCCGGGGCGACCTCCTCGGCCGGGCCCGGCCAGCCGGGCGAGTCTGCCGAGCCCGGAGCGTCTGCTCATCCGACCGTCTCTCCCCAGCCGGACGGGGCCGTCCAGCCGGTCAGCGCCGCCGGGTCCGGTGCTTCCGCGCCGCCCCCCGCCCCCCGTACCGGCGTGGCCGCCCTCTCTCCCCGGTACCAGGTCGCCGCGGCGCTGGCGCTCGCGCTGGTCGCCGTCGCCGCCTGTGTGCACCTGCTGATGGTGTTCCTCAGCCTCGCCCCGGCCAACACGGTGACCAAGCAGCACGGCAAGGCCGTCGAGGAGTGGGTGTTCCCGGAGTTCGAGCAGAACTGGAAGCTGTTCGCGCCGAACCCGCTGCAGCAGAACATCGCCGTCCAGGTGCGCGCCGTCGTACGCACGAAGGACGGCGGGCTGCGCACCACCGGCTGGACGGACCTCTCCGCCCAGGACGGCGCCGCGATCGACGGCAACCCGGTGCCGAGCCACACCCAGCAGAACGAGTTGCGCCGGGCCTGGGACTTCTTCACCGCCACGCACAGCGCCGACAACCGCCCCGTCGGCATGCGCGGCTCCCTCTCCGAGCAGTACCTGCGCCGGATCGTGGTCATGCGCCTGTACCGGACGTATCCGGCCGGCCGTGACGGGATCATCCAGCGGGTGCAGATCCGTTCGAGCACCACCAATGTGCAACCGCCGGCGTGGAGCGGTGAGCGCGTGTCCGACAAGCCCGTCTACCGTGTGCTGCCCTGGTGGACCGTGACGGCCGACGAGGCAGCGGGAGGTGTGCGGTGA
- the paaA gene encoding 1,2-phenylacetyl-CoA epoxidase subunit PaaA has translation MATAAPQRTARTAADGAPDTVDTAAFQQAFDAAVAADERIEPRDWMPDAYRATLIRQIAQHAHSEIIGMQPEANWITRAPSLRRKAILMAKVQDEAGHGLYLYSAAETLGASRDELLDKLHSGRQKYSSIFNYPTLTWADVGAIGWLVDGAAITNQVPLCRCSYGPYARAMVRICKEESFHQRQGYELLLALSKGTPEQHAMAQDAVNRWWWPSLMMFGPPDDESQHSAQSMAWKIKRHSNDELRQRFVDICVPQAESLGLTLPDPDIQWNEERGHYDFGPIDWTEFWEVLKGNGPCNEQRITQRRRAHDEGAWVREAAAAYAAKHSGGSGRTGQAGHETGAERA, from the coding sequence ATGGCCACAGCAGCCCCGCAGCGCACGGCCCGCACAGCGGCGGACGGCGCGCCGGACACCGTCGACACGGCGGCCTTCCAGCAGGCCTTCGACGCGGCCGTGGCCGCCGACGAGCGCATCGAACCGCGCGACTGGATGCCGGACGCCTACCGCGCCACCCTGATCCGGCAGATCGCCCAGCACGCGCACTCCGAGATCATCGGCATGCAGCCGGAGGCCAACTGGATCACCCGCGCACCCTCCCTGCGCCGCAAGGCGATCCTGATGGCCAAGGTGCAGGACGAGGCCGGCCACGGCCTGTATCTGTACAGCGCGGCCGAGACCCTGGGCGCCAGCCGTGACGAGCTGCTCGACAAGCTGCACAGCGGCCGCCAGAAGTACTCCTCGATCTTCAACTACCCGACGCTGACCTGGGCCGACGTCGGTGCGATCGGCTGGCTGGTGGACGGCGCCGCGATCACCAACCAGGTCCCGCTGTGCCGCTGCTCCTACGGACCGTACGCGCGGGCGATGGTGCGGATCTGCAAGGAGGAGTCCTTCCACCAGCGCCAGGGCTACGAACTGCTGCTGGCCCTGAGCAAGGGCACACCCGAGCAGCACGCGATGGCCCAGGATGCGGTGAACCGCTGGTGGTGGCCCTCGCTGATGATGTTCGGCCCGCCCGACGACGAGTCCCAGCACTCCGCGCAGTCGATGGCGTGGAAGATCAAGCGCCACTCCAACGACGAGCTGCGCCAGCGCTTCGTCGACATCTGCGTCCCCCAGGCCGAGTCCCTGGGCCTCACCCTCCCGGACCCGGACATCCAGTGGAACGAGGAGCGCGGGCACTACGACTTCGGGCCGATCGACTGGACGGAGTTCTGGGAGGTCCTCAAGGGCAACGGCCCGTGCAACGAACAGCGGATCACCCAGCGCAGGCGCGCCCACGACGAGGGAGCGTGGGTACGGGAAGCGGCCGCCGCCTACGCCGCCAAGCACTCCGGCGGCAGCGGCCGCACCGGTCAGGCAGGACACGAGACAGGAGCGGAGCGAGCATGA
- a CDS encoding TrmH family RNA methyltransferase, giving the protein MTDPLIRWREHAGDAVLLDGFHALKHALRFGAEVPVAVATDRRAALALAEDLAGDVRDALDALLTEVPAEAYASLVPRRHPTGVAALAVRPSREANLRRLAHLPRTAPVVVLDNPRNLGNAGAVIRLAAGFGATGVVTTGTLDPWHPTVVRGGAGLHFATAVERLDVDELPPGPVFALDPEGDDIRGVRLPDDAVLAFGSERSGLSAELRARAGHLLSLPMRPQVSSYNLATSVAMTLYHWSAGGALTPS; this is encoded by the coding sequence ATGACCGACCCGCTGATCCGTTGGCGTGAGCATGCCGGTGACGCCGTGCTGCTGGACGGCTTCCACGCCCTCAAGCACGCGCTGCGTTTCGGCGCCGAGGTCCCGGTGGCGGTCGCCACGGACCGGCGGGCCGCGCTCGCCCTCGCCGAGGACCTGGCAGGGGACGTACGGGACGCGCTCGACGCGCTGCTCACCGAGGTGCCCGCGGAGGCGTACGCCTCGCTCGTCCCACGGCGGCACCCCACCGGGGTGGCCGCGCTCGCCGTACGACCTTCACGCGAGGCGAATCTGCGCAGGCTCGCCCACCTGCCCCGCACCGCGCCCGTCGTGGTCCTGGACAACCCGCGCAACCTGGGCAACGCGGGTGCCGTGATCCGGCTGGCCGCCGGTTTCGGGGCGACCGGCGTGGTCACCACGGGCACGCTCGACCCCTGGCATCCCACGGTGGTGCGCGGCGGCGCGGGCCTGCACTTCGCGACCGCCGTGGAGCGGCTGGACGTCGACGAGCTGCCCCCCGGGCCGGTGTTCGCGCTGGACCCCGAGGGCGACGACATCCGGGGCGTGCGGCTCCCGGACGACGCCGTCCTCGCCTTCGGCTCCGAGCGCAGCGGACTGTCGGCGGAACTGCGCGCGCGTGCCGGCCACTTGCTGTCCCTGCCGATGCGCCCCCAGGTCTCCAGCTACAACCTGGCCACGAGCGTGGCGATGACGCTCTACCACTGGAGCGCAGGGGGCGCGCTCACGCCTTCCTAG
- the paaN gene encoding phenylacetic acid degradation protein PaaN, protein MAAELTAHELIAKHRPTLDQALEAIRTRAYWSPHPEHPKAYGENGSLDAAAGKAAFDALLGNRLDLTDQPGTDDWVGGEVSPYGIELGVTYPHPDIDVLLPAMKAGQRAWREAGPEIRAMVCLEILKRISDRTHQFAHAVMHTSGQAFMMAFQAGGPHAQDRGLEAVAYAYAEQIRTPETAEWTKPQGKRDPLALTKQFTPVPRGLALLIGCNTFPTWNGYPGLFASLATGNAVLVKPHPRAVLPLALTVQIARQVLTETGFDPNLVALAAERPGEGIAKTLATRPEIKIIDYTGSTSFGDWLEANARQAQVYTEKAGVNTVIVHSTDDYKGMLSNLAFSLSLYSGQMCTTPQNLLIPRDGIRTDEGPKTFDEVTADLARAVDGLLGDDARANALLGAIVNPDVKARLEAAAGLGEVALASREITNPDFPGAVVRTPVIVKLDGAKPDAEAAYMSECFGPVSFAVAVDSAHDAVELLRRTVREKGAMTVGAYTTDSEVEQAVEEVCLEEAAQLSLNLTGGVYVNQTAAFSDFHGSGGNPAANAALCDGAFVANRFRVVEVRREA, encoded by the coding sequence ATGGCCGCCGAACTGACCGCCCACGAGCTGATCGCCAAGCACCGGCCCACGCTCGACCAGGCGCTGGAAGCGATCCGCACGCGCGCGTACTGGTCCCCGCACCCCGAGCACCCCAAGGCCTACGGCGAGAACGGCAGCCTGGACGCCGCGGCGGGCAAGGCCGCCTTCGACGCCCTGCTGGGCAACCGCCTCGACCTCACCGACCAGCCCGGCACGGACGACTGGGTGGGCGGCGAGGTGTCCCCGTACGGCATCGAGCTGGGCGTGACCTACCCGCACCCCGACATCGACGTGCTGCTGCCCGCGATGAAGGCCGGGCAGCGCGCCTGGCGGGAGGCGGGACCGGAGATCCGGGCCATGGTCTGCCTGGAGATCCTGAAGCGCATCAGCGACCGCACGCACCAGTTCGCGCACGCGGTCATGCACACCTCCGGCCAGGCCTTCATGATGGCGTTCCAGGCGGGCGGCCCGCACGCCCAGGACCGCGGCCTGGAGGCGGTGGCGTACGCGTACGCGGAGCAGATCCGCACGCCCGAGACGGCCGAGTGGACCAAGCCCCAGGGCAAGCGCGACCCGCTGGCCCTCACCAAGCAGTTCACGCCGGTCCCGCGCGGCCTCGCCCTGCTCATCGGCTGCAACACCTTCCCGACCTGGAACGGCTACCCGGGCCTGTTCGCCTCCCTCGCCACCGGCAACGCGGTCCTGGTCAAGCCCCACCCGCGCGCGGTGCTGCCGCTCGCGCTCACCGTGCAGATCGCGCGTCAGGTGCTCACCGAGACCGGCTTCGACCCGAACCTGGTGGCGCTGGCCGCCGAGCGCCCCGGCGAGGGCATCGCCAAGACCCTCGCCACCCGCCCCGAGATCAAGATCATCGACTACACCGGGTCCACGTCCTTCGGTGACTGGCTGGAGGCCAACGCCCGCCAGGCGCAGGTCTACACCGAGAAGGCCGGCGTCAACACGGTGATCGTGCACTCCACCGACGACTACAAGGGGATGCTGTCCAACCTGGCCTTCTCGCTGTCCCTCTACAGCGGCCAGATGTGCACCACCCCGCAGAACCTGCTGATCCCCCGGGACGGCATCCGCACCGACGAGGGCCCCAAGACCTTCGACGAGGTCACCGCCGACCTCGCCCGCGCGGTCGACGGCCTCCTCGGCGACGACGCCCGCGCCAACGCCCTGCTGGGCGCGATCGTCAACCCGGACGTCAAGGCGCGCCTGGAGGCCGCCGCCGGCCTCGGCGAAGTCGCCCTCGCCTCGCGGGAGATCACCAACCCGGACTTCCCCGGCGCGGTGGTCCGCACGCCCGTCATCGTCAAGCTGGACGGCGCCAAGCCGGATGCCGAGGCCGCCTACATGAGCGAGTGCTTCGGCCCCGTCTCCTTCGCCGTCGCCGTCGACTCCGCGCACGACGCGGTGGAGCTGCTGCGCCGCACGGTCCGCGAGAAGGGCGCGATGACGGTCGGCGCCTACACCACCGACAGCGAGGTGGAGCAGGCCGTCGAGGAAGTGTGCCTGGAGGAGGCGGCCCAGCTGTCGCTCAACCTGACCGGCGGGGTGTACGTGAACCAGACCGCCGCGTTCTCCGACTTCCACGGCTCGGGCGGCAACCCGGCGGCCAACGCCGCGCTGTGCGACGGGGCGTTCGTGGCCAACCGGTTCCGGGTCGTGGAGGTCCGCCGCGAGGCCTAG
- a CDS encoding HTTM domain-containing protein — MNRLSLTLSRGIANVTGSALGPYQSAVIRIGFAGTWLLFLLREFPHREELYGPAGPWGWNLAKELTDDNHAFTALLWSHGQLWFECCYALAIAAAAALLLGWRTRTASVLFMVGVLSLQNRSVFMGDGGDNVLHLMSFYLVFTRCGQVWSLDARRTARDEAARARGERVPADRVGPALWSVFGLTLLVATFTGRFGNGWLIPALLWTAWAVQGLWWAVGRRAVSQQPRILLDVVANVLHNGGLLVIMAEACLIYATAGWYKIQGSRWQDGTAVYYPLHLDYFSPWPGLADLMSSSGTIMLAVAYGTVAVQVAFPFTLFNRRVKNVLLALMMTEHAVIAVVLGLPFFSLAMIAADAVFLPTSFLRRLGALAARARGRLVRHEHDGRGVPVPRSSGDGPGVASEDGAHGRWGSPRASAAERGGGFTA; from the coding sequence GTGAACCGGCTCTCCCTGACCCTCTCGCGCGGCATCGCCAACGTCACCGGGTCGGCTCTCGGGCCGTACCAGAGCGCCGTGATACGCATCGGCTTCGCCGGGACCTGGCTGCTCTTCCTGCTCCGTGAGTTCCCGCACCGCGAGGAGCTGTACGGCCCGGCCGGCCCCTGGGGCTGGAACCTGGCCAAGGAGCTGACCGACGACAACCACGCCTTCACGGCGCTGCTGTGGTCGCACGGCCAGCTGTGGTTCGAGTGCTGCTACGCGCTGGCGATCGCCGCCGCCGCGGCGCTGCTGCTCGGCTGGCGCACCCGGACGGCGTCCGTGCTGTTCATGGTGGGCGTGCTGTCGCTGCAGAACCGCAGCGTCTTCATGGGCGACGGCGGTGACAACGTCCTGCACCTGATGTCGTTCTACCTCGTGTTCACGCGCTGCGGGCAGGTGTGGTCCCTGGACGCGCGGCGGACGGCACGCGACGAGGCGGCACGCGCGCGTGGCGAGCGGGTGCCCGCCGACCGGGTCGGCCCCGCCCTGTGGTCGGTGTTCGGCCTGACGCTCCTCGTCGCGACGTTCACCGGCCGGTTCGGCAACGGCTGGCTGATTCCCGCGCTGCTGTGGACGGCCTGGGCGGTGCAGGGCCTGTGGTGGGCCGTCGGCCGCCGGGCGGTGTCACAGCAGCCGCGCATCCTGCTGGACGTCGTCGCCAACGTCCTGCACAACGGCGGCCTGCTCGTGATCATGGCGGAGGCGTGCCTGATCTACGCGACGGCCGGCTGGTACAAGATCCAGGGCTCGCGCTGGCAGGACGGCACCGCCGTCTACTACCCACTCCACCTGGACTACTTCTCGCCGTGGCCCGGACTCGCCGACCTGATGTCCTCCAGCGGCACGATCATGCTGGCCGTCGCCTACGGCACGGTCGCGGTGCAGGTCGCCTTTCCGTTCACCCTGTTCAACCGGCGGGTCAAGAACGTCCTGCTGGCGCTGATGATGACCGAGCACGCGGTGATCGCGGTCGTGCTCGGCCTGCCGTTCTTCTCGCTGGCGATGATCGCCGCGGACGCGGTCTTCCTGCCGACGTCGTTCCTGCGCCGGCTGGGCGCACTGGCCGCACGCGCGCGTGGACGGCTCGTCCGGCACGAGCATGACGGCCGCGGGGTGCCCGTACCGCGCTCTTCCGGCGACGGCCCCGGCGTCGCCTCCGAGGACGGCGCGCACGGCCGATGGGGGTCCCCTCGCGCGAGCGCAGCCGAGCGTGGGGGAGGGTTCACCGCATGA
- the paaB gene encoding 1,2-phenylacetyl-CoA epoxidase subunit PaaB, which yields MSTTDWPLWEVFVRSRRGLSHTHAGSLHAPDAELALRNARDLYTRRGEGVSIWVVPAAAITASSPDEKDPFFEPAADKPYRHPTFYEIPEGVKHL from the coding sequence ATGAGCACCACCGACTGGCCTCTGTGGGAGGTCTTCGTGCGCTCCCGGCGCGGCCTCTCCCACACCCACGCCGGCAGCCTGCACGCCCCGGACGCCGAGCTCGCCCTGCGCAACGCCCGCGACCTGTACACCCGCCGCGGTGAGGGCGTGTCGATCTGGGTCGTCCCGGCCGCCGCGATCACCGCGTCCTCGCCGGACGAGAAGGACCCGTTCTTCGAGCCGGCCGCCGACAAGCCCTACCGGCACCCGACCTTCTACGAGATCCCGGAAGGGGTGAAGCACCTGTGA
- a CDS encoding 2Fe-2S iron-sulfur cluster-binding protein → MARFHPLPVAAVDRITDDSVALTFTVPPELREEYRHAPGQHLALRRRVDGTEIRRTYSICSPAPDPSGPGPDTLRVGVRMVEGGAFSAYALKEINVGDVLEVMTPAGRFTLDPAPGLYAAVVGGSGITPVLSIVSTLLAREPAARFCLIRSDRTAASTMFLEEVADLKDRYPERLQLVTVLSREEQQAGLPSGRLDRERLTGLLPALLPVGEVAGWFLCGPYGLVQGAEQALRELGVDRSRIHQEIFHVDAGAPPAPSAQAPVHSAVTARLDGRGGTWPVRDGETLLETVLRNRPDAPYACKGGVCGTCRAFLVSGEVRMDRNFALEKEETEAGYVLACQSHPLTEQVELDFDR, encoded by the coding sequence ATGGCGCGCTTCCACCCGCTCCCGGTGGCCGCGGTCGACCGGATCACCGACGACTCCGTCGCCCTCACCTTCACCGTCCCGCCCGAGCTGCGCGAGGAGTACCGGCACGCACCCGGCCAGCATCTGGCGCTGCGCCGCCGGGTCGACGGCACCGAGATACGGCGCACCTACTCGATCTGCTCCCCCGCCCCCGACCCGTCCGGTCCGGGCCCCGACACCCTGCGGGTGGGCGTGCGGATGGTGGAGGGCGGCGCCTTCTCCGCCTACGCGCTGAAGGAGATCAACGTCGGCGACGTCCTGGAGGTGATGACCCCGGCCGGCCGCTTCACGCTGGACCCGGCGCCGGGGCTGTACGCGGCGGTGGTCGGCGGCAGCGGCATCACCCCCGTGCTGTCCATCGTCTCCACGCTGCTGGCACGCGAGCCGGCGGCCCGGTTCTGCCTGATACGCAGCGACCGCACGGCGGCCTCGACGATGTTCCTGGAGGAGGTCGCCGACCTGAAGGACCGCTACCCGGAGCGGCTCCAGCTGGTGACGGTGCTCTCCCGCGAGGAGCAGCAGGCGGGCCTGCCGTCCGGACGGCTGGACCGCGAGCGGCTCACCGGGCTGCTGCCCGCGCTGCTGCCGGTCGGCGAGGTCGCGGGCTGGTTCCTGTGCGGGCCGTACGGGCTGGTGCAGGGCGCCGAGCAGGCGCTGCGCGAGCTGGGCGTGGACCGGTCCCGCATCCACCAGGAGATCTTCCATGTGGACGCGGGCGCGCCCCCGGCCCCCAGCGCCCAGGCTCCCGTGCACAGCGCGGTCACCGCCCGCCTCGACGGGCGCGGCGGCACCTGGCCGGTGCGCGACGGCGAGACGCTGCTGGAGACGGTCCTGCGCAACCGCCCCGACGCGCCTTACGCCTGCAAGGGCGGTGTCTGCGGGACGTGCCGCGCCTTCCTGGTCTCCGGCGAGGTCCGCATGGACCGCAACTTCGCCTTGGAGAAGGAGGAGACGGAAGCCGGGTACGTCCTGGCCTGCCAGTCGCATCCGCTGACGGAACAGGTGGAGCTGGACTTCGACCGCTGA
- the paaD gene encoding 1,2-phenylacetyl-CoA epoxidase subunit PaaD, with translation MVTTTSLEAELLELAGSVPDPELPVLTLQELGVVRAVHLHGPDTVEVELTPTYTGCPAIEAMSVDIERVLRSHGMREVTVRTVLSPAWTTDDISPEGRRKLREFGIAPPRVRAASGPVPLTLGPTRTEEASAGNGAAGNGATDAALAEPVRCPHCGSADTELLSRFSSTACKALRRCLACREPFDHFKEL, from the coding sequence ATGGTGACCACCACCTCCCTGGAGGCGGAGCTGCTGGAACTGGCCGGCTCGGTACCCGACCCCGAACTGCCGGTGCTCACCCTCCAGGAGCTGGGCGTGGTGCGCGCGGTGCACCTCCACGGCCCCGACACGGTCGAGGTCGAGCTGACCCCGACGTACACCGGCTGCCCCGCCATCGAGGCGATGAGCGTGGACATCGAGCGGGTGCTGCGCTCCCACGGCATGCGCGAGGTCACGGTCCGCACGGTGCTCAGCCCCGCCTGGACGACCGACGACATCAGCCCCGAAGGGCGGCGCAAACTCCGGGAGTTCGGCATAGCTCCCCCGCGGGTGCGCGCCGCCTCCGGACCGGTGCCGCTGACGCTCGGCCCGACCCGCACCGAGGAAGCGTCCGCCGGGAACGGGGCCGCCGGGAACGGGGCCACCGACGCCGCACTCGCCGAGCCCGTCCGCTGCCCGCACTGCGGCTCCGCCGACACCGAGCTGCTGAGCAGGTTCTCCTCCACCGCGTGCAAGGCCCTGCGCCGCTGCCTCGCCTGCCGTGAACCGTTCGACCACTTCAAGGAGTTGTGA